Proteins from one Stenotrophomonas aracearum genomic window:
- a CDS encoding NUDIX hydrolase → MSPNTQAPKVVYEGKYQRMVVRGSWEYSERTHAGGLAAIIIAVTPEDNVLFVEQFRVPLQARTIEMPAGLVGDIDAGETIEVSAVRELEEETGWTAEHAEVLMIGPTSSGASSEKIAFVRATGLRKVGEGGGDASEDITVHEIPRARAAAWLVEKMGQGYQLDAKLWAGLWMIEHHLDGTPRG, encoded by the coding sequence ATGAGTCCCAACACGCAAGCCCCGAAGGTCGTCTACGAAGGCAAGTACCAGCGCATGGTGGTGCGCGGCAGCTGGGAATACAGCGAGCGCACCCACGCCGGTGGGCTGGCGGCGATCATCATCGCGGTCACCCCGGAGGACAACGTACTGTTCGTGGAACAGTTCCGGGTGCCGTTGCAGGCGAGGACCATCGAGATGCCGGCCGGGCTGGTCGGCGACATCGATGCGGGCGAAACGATTGAAGTGTCTGCGGTGCGCGAGCTGGAGGAAGAGACCGGCTGGACTGCGGAACACGCGGAGGTGCTGATGATCGGGCCGACCTCGTCGGGCGCGAGCAGCGAGAAGATCGCGTTCGTGCGCGCCACCGGCCTGCGCAAGGTGGGCGAAGGCGGTGGCGATGCCAGCGAAGACATCACGGTGCACGAGATTCCGCGCGCCCGCGCGGCGGCGTGGCTGGTGGAGAAGATGGGCCAGGGTTACCAGCTGGACGCGAAGCTGTGGGCGGGCCTGTGGATGATCGAGCACCACCTGGACGGCACGCCCCGTGGCTGA